One Klebsiella electrica genomic window, TATATGAGTGGATGCGCTGCCGCGCAGCCGGAATTATATCAGAGCCCTCGTACGAATATTACCCGGATGATCCCTAACCCATATCTTGAGAGTTCCGAATGGGGATGGCAAATCGATCCACAGGGGCTGCGCTTCCTGCTTAATGAATTGCACGATCGTTTTCAGAAGCCATTGTTTATCGTGGAGAATGGGCTAGGGGCAAAAGATATACCCACTGCAGACGGCTCAATTGAGGATGATTACCGCATTCAGTATTTGAAGGCTCACCTTGTGCAGGCCAGAGAGGCGATAGAAGATGGCGTGGAGTTGCTGGGTTATACCAGTTGGGGGCCAATTGACCTGGTCAGCGCCGGGACTGCGCAGATGTCGAAACGTTATGGTTTTATCTATGTCGATCGTGACGATGACGGGAACGGAACACTGGAACGCCGACGGAAGAAGAGTTTCTTTTGGTATCGTGATGTGATCCACACTAATGGCGCAAATCTGGCTGATTAATATCCAGTCGCAGCAAGAGGAACAAACCGTTTTTTATCGCGGTATAGATTTGACAACCCCAACATCATCTATACCGTTTCCTGCGGCTTTTTTGTTCCTTTTTATGTTCTCCTTCCGGGAAGGAGGAATACCTGTGGCCTGCTTAATCATGTCGGAAGTTTTAGCTATCAGTAATAAAAAGTATCTCCTGGGCTGATAAGAGACGTCAAAAACGGGGAGACAGAGCTGGGTTGGAATAATAATGTTCCGAATCGACATACCTGATATTAATCAACAGGGCCTGATTTATCTCTGTTCTGCTTTCTGATTTTCTCGGCGATAAAATTTAGTGATAAGTTTCACAAATTAGTCAGTTGCAGTGGTAATTTTCAACAGAACTTGTTAAAAGTAGTTATCAGCTAAGGACGTAACCAGATAATTTCTGGGCGAGACCTGGATAAAGTAGTGTGTTTCCACACTACTTTATCCAGGTTTTTTTTTGCTTTTTTTCCTGCTGGCCAGCAGAGATGGGCAATACAAAGGGTGGCCTGATTATTACTGTCGTTTGTGAAACGGGATGTCTCATTATGAATAGCAAAGTACTGGCAGAGGATATTCTGCAACGGGTGGGTGGAGAGAGTAATGTTGCAACGCTCGTGCATTGCGCGACGCGCCTGCGTTTCAAAATTGTCGATAACAGCAAAGTGAATCTGGCAGAACTCGAAATGCTGGACGGCGTCATCGCTGTGGTTAATGGGTCTGGTCAGTTACAGGTGGTGATTGGCAACCGCGTTCCGGAAGTTTTTCGCGCGTTTGGCGAGATATCAAGCCTACTGGATGACGGTAAAAAACAACCGGTTCAGCATGAGGAGAAAAATAAAGTCTCAGTACTGGGGCGGTTAATTGACTTAGTTGCAGGGATCTTCACGCCGCTATTAGGTGCGATGGCGGCTGCGGGGGTGCTGAAGGGGGCTCTGGCTATTGTACTTGCCGCAGGATGGCTGGGTAATAAAGAGAGTACTTATATTATTTTGCATGCAGCATCTGACAGTATGTTTTATTTCCTGCCGATGTTGCTGGCAATAACGTCGGCGCGAAAGTTTGAAACCAATATATTTGTAGCCGTTTCTATCGCAGGGGCACTCATCTACCCCAGTGTTCAGGGGTTATTCGATGCAGGTCAGCCGGTGACGTTCTTTGGCCTGCCGGTCGTTATGATGAAATATACCGGTACGGTGATCCCGGTAATCTTCAGCATCTGGCTGATGTCGATAATCGAGCGTTTTTTGAACCGGTATATTCATGAAAGTGTGCGCAATATTCTGACACCGTTCTTCTTGCTGACGTTGATGGTCCCTCTGACACTAATGACTATCGGGCCCATTGGCATTTCAATCAGCCAATTTGTCGCCTCTCTCTTTGTGTCGATTTATAGCTTTAACCCGATTATTGCCAGTGCGCTGATGGCCGCAGCGTGGCAGGTACTGGTGATCTTCGGTGTGCACTGGGGTTTTGTGACAGTCTTTATCAACGATATTTCCGTGATGGGACACAGCTTTCTTAAAGCCGCTTCCAGCCCGTCTGTTTTTGCGCAAGCCGGGGCATTACTTGCAGTCATGCTGCGTACCAGAGACAAAAAACTGAAAGCTCTGGCGGGGAGTACATTTATTGCTTCATTGTTCGGCATTACCGAACCGGGGGTTTACGGTGTGACGTTGAAGCTTAAAAAACCCTTTATCTGCGCGGTGATTGCTGCAGCATTGGGTGGCGCAGTGGTGGGTTATGCCAAAAGCTCGGCTATTTCACTGGGCATGCCGGGGTTGCTGACTCTGCCAATTTTCTATGGTGAAGGTTTTGTTGGCTTCATTATCGGCTGTAGCATCGCCTTTATTGGCAGTCTGGCGCTGACATTAGTGGTAGGGTTCGATGATCCCGTCGCACCGCCAGTCGTTGCAGAAAGTGTGCCAGGTGAAAATCGCGCCATGTCACGCAAAACCCCGGCTGCAAAAGCGGTTTCGGCTGTTGCCGAGCAGATTACTGCCCCGGTTGCAGGCACCCTTGTCCCGCTAGCAGAGGTCGACGATAAGGTTTTTTCAGCAGGGATTGTTGGACCCGGCCTGGCCATTCTTCCGGACGAAGGGCGAATTTATGCCCCGGTGGATGGGGTCATTGCCAGCACTTTCGCCAGCGGTCATGCCATTGGCATTCGTTCAACGGCGGGGGCGGAAATATTAATTCATGTCGGGATTAATACCGTTCAGCTTGATGGGCAATATTTCGATATGCAGGTAAAAGAGGGCGATGAAGTGAAAAAGGGCCAGCTCCTGTTGATATTCGATCTAGATGAGATAAAACAGGCTGGCTATGACATCGTAACGCCGGTTATCATTACCAATAGTGAAACCTGGGATGGGTTACAAATCAGCGACAGGACTCACATACTATCTGGAGATGCAGTGATGTCGCTGTCGCGGTAAATTTGCTGATTGCGGAATAATAGAGATCGATGGCCATGATTATTATCATGGCCTGTTTTAACTATATTAATGCGTAACTGATCTACCCCACAGGACGTAACTGATTTAATTCAGGCGAGACCTGCAACTGACGGATTATTATCCGCCAGTTGCGGGTCTTTTTTGTTTTAAGGGGATTCAATATCGAGGGGAAATAATGAAGGTTAAGAACCAGATCTATAAAAAAACCATAATTACGGTAGCATTATTGACGTGTTACGCAGCCGGCGGGCAGGCGAAGACGCCAAAATTAACTATCGAGCAGCGTATGGAGGTGATGGAAGCGCAGCTGCGCGCAACACAGCAGAAACTACAAATGTACGAAGAAAGAGAGAAAGCGCAGCAGCATGCTGTTGCCGCATCCACAATATCTACTGCGACTCGATCGGTTGCGACGACGCAGACTGCGGCTATAGCGCCAACTGCAGAACCGGAATTGTCTCCCGGGACGTTGAAAAGGATCAGCCAGTACGTA contains:
- a CDS encoding beta-glucoside-specific PTS transporter subunit IIABC, which translates into the protein MNSKVLAEDILQRVGGESNVATLVHCATRLRFKIVDNSKVNLAELEMLDGVIAVVNGSGQLQVVIGNRVPEVFRAFGEISSLLDDGKKQPVQHEEKNKVSVLGRLIDLVAGIFTPLLGAMAAAGVLKGALAIVLAAGWLGNKESTYIILHAASDSMFYFLPMLLAITSARKFETNIFVAVSIAGALIYPSVQGLFDAGQPVTFFGLPVVMMKYTGTVIPVIFSIWLMSIIERFLNRYIHESVRNILTPFFLLTLMVPLTLMTIGPIGISISQFVASLFVSIYSFNPIIASALMAAAWQVLVIFGVHWGFVTVFINDISVMGHSFLKAASSPSVFAQAGALLAVMLRTRDKKLKALAGSTFIASLFGITEPGVYGVTLKLKKPFICAVIAAALGGAVVGYAKSSAISLGMPGLLTLPIFYGEGFVGFIIGCSIAFIGSLALTLVVGFDDPVAPPVVAESVPGENRAMSRKTPAAKAVSAVAEQITAPVAGTLVPLAEVDDKVFSAGIVGPGLAILPDEGRIYAPVDGVIASTFASGHAIGIRSTAGAEILIHVGINTVQLDGQYFDMQVKEGDEVKKGQLLLIFDLDEIKQAGYDIVTPVIITNSETWDGLQISDRTHILSGDAVMSLSR